One Mycobacterium kubicae genomic window carries:
- the arsC gene encoding arsenate reductase (glutaredoxin) (This arsenate reductase requires both glutathione and glutaredoxin to convert arsenate to arsenite, after which the efflux transporter formed by ArsA and ArsB can extrude the arsenite from the cell, providing resistance.), with amino-acid sequence MVSGTGDAVIYHNPKCSTSRKTLDLLRDNGLEPTIVQYLKTPPSRDDLVRMIREAGIDVRTAVRKREPLYAELNLADATDDQLLDAMAEHPILIERPFVVTSKGTRLARPIDSVREIL; translated from the coding sequence ATGGTTTCTGGCACCGGCGACGCCGTCATCTACCACAACCCCAAGTGCAGCACCTCTCGTAAGACGCTGGACCTGTTGCGCGACAACGGGTTAGAGCCGACGATCGTGCAGTATCTGAAGACCCCACCCTCGCGCGACGACCTGGTGCGCATGATTCGCGAGGCGGGAATCGACGTGCGCACCGCGGTCCGTAAACGCGAACCGCTCTACGCCGAACTCAACCTCGCCGACGCCACCGACGACCAATTGCTCGACGCGATGGCCGAGCATCCGATCCTGATCGAGCGGCCGTTCGTCGTCACGTCGAAGGGCACCCGGCTGGCTCGGCCCATCGACTCCGTGCGTGAGATCTTGTGA
- a CDS encoding oxidoreductase: MTGWTAADLPSFAGRTVIITGANSGLGAVTARELAGRGARIVMAVRNPDKGEAVARELPGEVEVRRLDLQDLSSVREFADGVEHADILINNAGIMAAPYAVTADGFESQIGTNHLGHFALTNLVLPKLTDRVVTVSSMAHWPGRIDLADLNWQHRRYSAWLAYSQSKLANLLFTSELQRRLDAAGSRLRALAAHPGYSHTNLQGASGRKFSDAVISTATRVVATNADYGARQTLYAVAQDLPGDTFVGPRFGYLGRTQPIARSPRAKDEKTAAVLWELSEQLTGTKFPL; encoded by the coding sequence ATGACTGGCTGGACCGCCGCAGATCTCCCGTCGTTCGCCGGGCGCACCGTCATCATCACCGGAGCCAACAGCGGCCTCGGCGCGGTGACGGCCCGCGAGCTGGCCGGCAGGGGCGCGCGCATCGTGATGGCCGTCCGCAATCCGGACAAGGGCGAGGCGGTCGCGCGCGAGCTGCCCGGCGAGGTCGAGGTGCGTCGGCTCGACCTGCAAGACCTTTCGTCGGTGCGGGAGTTCGCCGACGGCGTCGAACACGCCGACATTCTGATCAACAACGCCGGCATCATGGCCGCCCCATATGCCGTGACCGCCGACGGCTTCGAAAGCCAGATCGGCACCAACCATCTCGGCCATTTCGCGCTGACCAACCTGGTGCTGCCCAAGCTGACCGACCGGGTCGTCACCGTCTCGTCGATGGCGCACTGGCCCGGCCGCATCGACCTGGCTGACCTCAACTGGCAGCACCGGCGCTATTCGGCTTGGCTTGCCTACAGCCAATCGAAACTGGCCAACCTGCTGTTCACCAGCGAGTTGCAGCGCCGACTGGACGCCGCCGGTTCGCGGCTGCGCGCCCTGGCGGCACACCCGGGCTACTCCCACACCAACCTGCAGGGCGCCTCGGGCCGCAAGTTCAGCGACGCGGTCATCTCGACGGCCACCCGGGTGGTGGCCACCAACGCCGACTACGGCGCGCGGCAGACGTTGTACGCGGTCGCGCAGGATTTGCCGGGCGACACGTTCGTCGGCCCGCGCTTCGGGTACCTGGGCCGCACGCAGCCGATTGCCCGCAGCCCGCGGGCCAAAGATGAGAAGACGGCTGCCGTGCTGTGGGAGCTGTCCGAGCAGCTCACCGGCACCAAGTTCCCGCTGTAG
- a CDS encoding 50S ribosomal protein L25/general stress protein Ctc: protein MAKSEAGNQLSVSVRSETGKGASRRARREGKIPAVLYGHGADPQHLELPAHDFAAVLRHSGTNAVLTLNIAGKEQLALTKSLEIHPIRRTIQHADLLVVRRGEKVTVEVTVVVEGEPQSGTLVTQETNAIEIEAEALSIPEQLTISIEGAEEGTQFTAGQIELPRGVTLISDPETLVVNVVTAPTAEDLEGEAAAEEAETEEAEEAGAPEETE from the coding sequence ATGGCTAAATCCGAAGCAGGCAACCAGCTCAGCGTCTCGGTACGCAGCGAGACCGGCAAGGGCGCGTCCCGCCGAGCCCGGCGCGAGGGCAAGATCCCCGCCGTTCTCTACGGCCACGGTGCAGACCCGCAACACCTGGAACTTCCGGCCCACGACTTCGCAGCGGTGCTGCGCCACTCGGGCACCAACGCGGTGCTGACGCTGAACATCGCCGGCAAAGAGCAACTGGCGCTGACCAAGTCGCTGGAGATTCACCCGATTCGCCGCACCATCCAGCACGCCGACCTGTTGGTGGTGCGCCGGGGCGAGAAGGTCACCGTCGAGGTGACCGTGGTCGTCGAGGGTGAACCGCAATCGGGCACCCTGGTCACCCAGGAGACGAACGCCATCGAGATCGAAGCCGAGGCGCTGTCGATCCCCGAGCAGTTGACGATATCGATCGAGGGCGCCGAGGAAGGCACCCAGTTCACCGCCGGCCAGATCGAACTGCCGCGCGGGGTCACCCTGATCTCCGACCCGGAGACGCTGGTGGTCAACGTGGTGACCGCGCCCACCGCCGAGGACCTCGAGGGCGAGGCCGCAGCGGAAGAAGCCGAGACCGAAGAGGCCGAAGAGGCCGGCGCGCCCGAAGAGACCGAGTAG
- a CDS encoding ribose-phosphate diphosphokinase, translating to MSHDWTDNRKNLMLFSGRAHPELAEQVAKELDVHVTAQTAREFANGEIFVRFDESVRGCDAFVLQSAPAPVNRWLMEQLIMIDALKRGSAKRITAVMPFYPYARQDKKHRGREPISARLVADLLKTAGADRIVTVDLHTDQIQGFFDGPVDHMRGQNLLTGYIRDNYPDSNMVVVSPDSGRVRIAEKWADSLGGVPLAFIHKTRDPRVPNQVVSNRVVGEVQGRTCVLIDDMIDTGGTIAGAVQLLHHDGAKDVIIAATHGVLSDPAAQRLAACGAREVIVTNTLPIGEEKRFPQLTVLSIAPLLASTIRAVFENGSVTGLFDGDA from the coding sequence TTGAGCCACGACTGGACCGATAACCGCAAGAACCTGATGCTCTTCAGCGGCCGCGCCCACCCGGAGCTGGCCGAGCAGGTAGCCAAAGAACTCGACGTGCACGTCACCGCGCAGACCGCGCGGGAGTTCGCCAACGGCGAGATCTTCGTGCGCTTCGACGAATCGGTGCGCGGCTGCGACGCCTTCGTCCTGCAGTCCGCGCCCGCACCGGTCAACCGCTGGCTGATGGAACAGCTGATCATGATCGATGCGCTCAAGCGCGGCAGCGCCAAGCGGATCACCGCGGTCATGCCGTTCTACCCCTATGCGCGACAGGACAAGAAGCACCGCGGCCGCGAGCCGATCTCGGCCCGGCTGGTCGCCGACCTGCTGAAGACGGCAGGGGCCGACCGCATCGTCACCGTCGACCTGCACACCGACCAGATTCAGGGCTTCTTCGACGGACCCGTGGACCACATGCGCGGCCAGAACCTGCTGACCGGCTACATTCGGGACAACTACCCCGACAGCAACATGGTGGTGGTCTCCCCCGACTCCGGGCGGGTGCGCATCGCCGAGAAGTGGGCCGATTCGCTGGGCGGCGTCCCGCTGGCGTTCATCCACAAGACCCGCGACCCGCGGGTGCCCAACCAGGTGGTCTCCAACCGCGTGGTCGGTGAGGTGCAGGGCCGCACCTGCGTCCTGATCGACGACATGATCGACACCGGCGGCACCATTGCCGGTGCGGTGCAGTTGTTGCATCACGACGGCGCCAAGGACGTCATCATCGCGGCCACTCACGGTGTGCTGTCCGACCCGGCCGCCCAACGACTGGCCGCCTGCGGCGCGCGCGAGGTGATCGTCACCAACACTCTGCCGATCGGCGAGGAGAAGCGCTTCCCGCAACTGACGGTGTTGTCGATTGCACCGCTGTTAGCCAGCACCATCCGCGCCGTCTTCGAAAACGGTTCCGTGACAGGACTATTCGACGGAGACGCCTAG
- a CDS encoding LuxR family transcriptional regulator, giving the protein MLHNMSQHAEITALTWSELGMSELLPTGTVTLLLADVEGSTGLWETEPDQMSTALAQLNRIVNDSVGAHDGVRPLEQGEGDSFVAAFARASDAVACALALQQAPLEPIRLRIGVHTGEIQLRDDANYAGPTINRTARLRDLAHGGQTVLSGVTESLVADRLPDGVWLIELGSYPLRGVARPERVVQLCHPGLRNEFPPLRVRGAAVSHNLPVQLTSFIGRQREMAELWEVIAPHRLVTLTGAGGAGKTRLAVEVASERSAEFADGVWCVDLAPITIPEVVPVTVARTLGLPDQPGRSTMELLTRFFGQKKALLLLDNCEHLLDACVLLVEELLRRCPHLTIIATSREPLGVTGELSWRVPSLSVADEAVELFTDRARRIRPDFVVTESNRPVVEEICRRLDGMPLAIELAAARVRALSLHQILESLHDRFRLLTGGARTSVRRQQTLRASVDWSHALLTDPERVLFRRLAVFAGGFDLAAAQAVGAGSELESYQLLDQLSLLVDKSLVVASETSTDTGMRYGMLETVRQYAQEKLGESGEADEVRTRHRDYYADTAAALEASGHAADDVLLRWAQREMDNLRAAFAWSRESADLETALRLILSLRPLWIRGGRIMEALAGLDAVLADGSNSQIAPEVWVGAVAYRGILAAFGTIPSDMGRQEQALAVARRLGNTDLVARALIACGMSAIYSADLAEPYFAEAIGLVRASGDQWSECQIVSHQATAYTFAAEPLPARATAERARDLADALGDRFFSRNARAWLGLAVMMQGHLTEAGEIACAVAREAEAAKDLMMIVYGHVVHGIVLAYQGKASDAYAAVDSALRAVDALGGVAEDTALAVLATACLADGDGGAGLRFCEAAWKCTNPLREMLTRSVSPIAEAALACGDLTTARRWADENVAMVPGWQQLVALTVRAHIAMAQGDPEQAERDAHDALAVAARTQGYLRVPDTLECLARLAAHAGNTSYAARLCGAADAMRQRTGQVRFPMYQPGYDSALAHIRDTVGQDAFEAAWAEGAALSTEEAIAYAQRGRGERKRPTTGWASLTPMERDVVRLVIEGLSNKEIGARLFISPRTVQSHLTHVYAKLGIASRVQLVQQASRLS; this is encoded by the coding sequence ATGCTGCATAACATGAGCCAACACGCGGAGATCACGGCGCTGACCTGGAGCGAGTTGGGCATGAGTGAGTTGCTGCCAACCGGAACAGTGACGCTGCTATTGGCAGATGTGGAAGGTTCCACGGGGCTGTGGGAAACCGAACCGGACCAGATGAGTACCGCGCTGGCCCAGCTGAACCGGATCGTTAACGACAGCGTCGGCGCCCACGACGGGGTGCGACCGCTCGAGCAGGGCGAGGGCGACAGCTTCGTGGCCGCCTTTGCCCGAGCGAGCGACGCGGTGGCATGCGCGCTGGCTTTGCAGCAGGCCCCGCTCGAGCCGATTCGGTTGCGCATCGGGGTGCATACCGGTGAGATACAGCTGCGCGACGACGCCAATTACGCCGGTCCCACCATCAACCGCACCGCGCGACTGCGAGATCTCGCCCACGGCGGCCAAACCGTGCTGTCGGGCGTGACCGAATCGCTGGTCGCCGACCGGCTCCCCGACGGTGTGTGGTTGATCGAGCTGGGCAGCTATCCGTTACGCGGGGTGGCTCGTCCGGAGCGGGTGGTGCAGCTGTGCCATCCCGGCCTGCGCAACGAGTTCCCGCCGCTGCGGGTCCGCGGTGCCGCCGTCTCGCACAACCTTCCGGTGCAGCTGACGAGTTTTATTGGGCGACAACGCGAGATGGCCGAGCTTTGGGAAGTCATCGCGCCGCACAGGTTGGTGACCCTCACCGGCGCCGGCGGGGCGGGCAAGACGCGGCTCGCCGTCGAGGTTGCCTCCGAACGGTCGGCTGAGTTCGCCGATGGGGTGTGGTGCGTCGACTTGGCGCCAATCACCATTCCCGAGGTGGTACCGGTGACCGTCGCGCGCACGCTGGGCCTGCCCGACCAGCCAGGTCGGTCCACGATGGAACTGCTGACGCGGTTCTTCGGTCAAAAGAAAGCCCTACTGCTGCTGGACAATTGTGAGCACCTGCTCGATGCCTGCGTGTTGCTGGTTGAGGAGCTGCTTCGGCGCTGCCCGCACCTGACGATCATCGCCACGAGCCGAGAGCCGCTGGGGGTGACCGGTGAATTGAGTTGGCGCGTGCCGTCCTTGTCGGTTGCCGATGAGGCAGTCGAGCTGTTCACTGACCGCGCCCGGCGAATCCGTCCGGATTTCGTTGTCACCGAAAGTAATCGGCCGGTGGTCGAAGAGATCTGTAGGCGTCTGGATGGGATGCCGTTGGCGATCGAGCTTGCCGCGGCACGCGTTCGGGCGTTGTCGCTGCACCAGATACTGGAGAGCCTGCACGACCGGTTCCGGTTGCTCACCGGCGGCGCGCGTACCTCGGTGCGCCGGCAACAGACACTGCGAGCCTCGGTGGATTGGTCGCACGCGCTGCTCACCGATCCCGAGCGGGTCTTGTTCCGCCGGTTGGCAGTTTTCGCCGGCGGGTTCGACCTTGCCGCGGCCCAAGCCGTCGGCGCGGGCAGCGAACTCGAAAGTTATCAGCTGCTGGACCAATTGAGCCTGTTGGTCGACAAGTCTCTGGTGGTCGCTTCGGAAACGAGCACCGACACCGGGATGCGATATGGGATGTTGGAGACGGTGCGGCAGTACGCCCAGGAAAAGCTGGGCGAATCCGGCGAAGCCGACGAGGTACGCACCCGCCATCGCGACTACTACGCGGACACGGCCGCCGCGTTGGAAGCTTCGGGACACGCCGCCGACGACGTGCTGTTGCGTTGGGCGCAACGTGAAATGGACAATCTACGGGCGGCATTCGCGTGGAGTAGGGAGAGCGCAGACCTCGAGACAGCCTTGCGGCTCATTTTGTCGTTGCGTCCGTTGTGGATTCGAGGCGGGCGCATCATGGAAGCCTTGGCCGGTCTGGACGCCGTTCTGGCCGACGGAAGCAACTCACAAATCGCGCCGGAGGTATGGGTGGGCGCGGTGGCCTATCGCGGCATCCTTGCCGCATTCGGAACAATCCCCTCAGACATGGGCCGGCAGGAACAGGCGCTGGCCGTCGCTCGTCGGCTCGGTAACACGGACCTCGTCGCACGGGCCCTCATAGCGTGTGGGATGAGCGCGATATACAGCGCCGACTTGGCTGAACCCTATTTCGCGGAGGCCATCGGGTTGGTGCGCGCCAGCGGCGACCAGTGGAGCGAGTGCCAGATCGTCAGCCACCAGGCGACCGCGTATACCTTTGCGGCTGAACCGTTGCCAGCTCGTGCCACTGCCGAACGAGCCCGTGACCTGGCAGATGCCCTCGGCGACCGGTTCTTCTCGCGCAACGCCCGGGCGTGGCTGGGCCTGGCCGTGATGATGCAGGGCCACCTAACAGAAGCTGGTGAGATTGCTTGCGCCGTGGCCCGAGAAGCTGAGGCGGCAAAGGACTTGATGATGATCGTCTACGGCCATGTGGTCCACGGCATCGTTCTCGCTTATCAAGGGAAGGCCTCTGACGCTTATGCGGCAGTCGACTCGGCATTGCGGGCCGTGGACGCGCTTGGTGGGGTCGCCGAGGACACCGCGTTGGCGGTCTTGGCCACCGCGTGCTTGGCCGATGGTGACGGCGGCGCGGGGCTGCGCTTCTGCGAAGCCGCCTGGAAATGCACGAATCCGCTGCGGGAGATGCTGACCCGAAGCGTCAGCCCAATTGCCGAGGCCGCGTTGGCTTGTGGCGATTTGACCACCGCGCGCCGCTGGGCTGACGAGAACGTCGCGATGGTTCCGGGTTGGCAACAGTTGGTTGCGCTCACGGTGCGCGCACACATCGCGATGGCACAAGGTGATCCGGAGCAGGCCGAGCGCGATGCGCATGACGCTCTCGCCGTCGCAGCGAGGACTCAAGGCTATCTACGGGTGCCCGACACGCTGGAATGCTTGGCTCGCCTAGCGGCCCACGCGGGCAATACTTCATACGCGGCCCGACTGTGTGGCGCGGCGGACGCAATGCGTCAACGCACTGGGCAAGTCCGCTTTCCGATGTACCAGCCTGGCTATGACAGCGCTCTTGCGCATATTCGTGACACCGTGGGGCAGGACGCTTTCGAAGCTGCCTGGGCCGAGGGCGCCGCCCTGTCGACCGAAGAAGCGATCGCCTATGCCCAACGTGGCCGCGGCGAGCGCAAGCGGCCTACCACCGGCTGGGCGTCGCTGACACCCATGGAGCGCGACGTGGTTCGTCTGGTCATCGAAGGGTTGAGCAACAAGGAAATCGGCGCACGGCTGTTCATTTCACCGCGTACCGTCCAGAGCCATCTCACCCACGTCTACGCCAAACTCGGTATCGCCTCACGCGTGCAGCTGGTTCAGCAAGCGTCTCGGCTCAGCTGA
- the glmU gene encoding bifunctional UDP-N-acetylglucosamine diphosphorylase/glucosamine-1-phosphate N-acetyltransferase GlmU: MTFRGDTAVLVLAAGPGTRMRSDTPKVLHTLGGRSMLSHSLHSMTKLAPQHLVVVLGHDHQRIEPLVGELANHLGRTIDVALQDQPRGTGDAVLCGLRALPEDYAGIVVVAAGDTPLLDADTLADLIATHNATHPTGKAAVTVLTTTLNDPHGYGRILRTQDNEVMAIVEQTDATASQREIREVNTGVYAFDIAALRSALSRLSSNNAQQELYLTDVIAILRRDGMTVSARHIDDSALVAGVNNRVQLAELGAELNRRIVAAHQMAGVTVIDPASTWIDVDVTIGRDTVIHPGTQLLGRTQIGGRCSIGPDTTLNDVTVGDSATVCRTHGASSSIGAGATVGPFTYLRPGTELGVEGKLGAFVETKNAVIGTGTKVPHLTYVGDADIGEHSNIGASSVFVNYDGTTKSRTTIGSHVRTGSDTMFVAPVTVGDGAYTGAGTVVREDVPPGALAVSAGPQRNIEGWVQRKRPGTAAAQAAEQARTRETEQQP, translated from the coding sequence ATGACGTTTCGTGGTGACACCGCGGTCCTGGTCTTAGCGGCAGGTCCCGGCACCCGGATGCGGTCTGACACCCCGAAGGTGCTGCACACCCTGGGCGGACGCAGCATGCTCTCGCACTCGCTGCACTCGATGACCAAGCTCGCACCGCAACACCTCGTCGTCGTGCTGGGCCACGACCACCAGCGCATCGAACCGCTGGTCGGCGAACTGGCCAACCATTTGGGACGCACCATCGACGTCGCGCTGCAAGATCAACCGCGCGGCACCGGGGACGCGGTGTTGTGCGGCCTGCGGGCGCTACCCGAGGACTACGCCGGCATCGTGGTCGTCGCCGCGGGAGACACTCCGCTGCTGGATGCCGACACGCTGGCCGACCTGATCGCCACCCACAACGCGACCCACCCCACCGGCAAGGCCGCGGTCACCGTGCTGACCACCACGCTGAACGACCCGCACGGCTACGGCCGCATCCTGCGCACCCAGGACAACGAAGTGATGGCGATCGTCGAGCAGACCGACGCCACCGCCTCCCAGCGCGAGATCCGGGAAGTCAACACCGGTGTCTACGCCTTCGACATCGCCGCTCTGCGTTCGGCGCTGAGCCGCCTGAGCTCCAACAACGCCCAGCAGGAGCTCTACCTCACCGACGTCATCGCCATCCTGCGCCGCGACGGAATGACCGTGAGCGCCCGCCACATCGACGACAGCGCCCTGGTCGCCGGCGTCAACAACCGCGTACAGCTGGCCGAACTGGGTGCCGAGCTCAACCGCCGCATCGTCGCCGCCCACCAGATGGCCGGGGTCACCGTCATCGATCCCGCCTCCACCTGGATAGACGTCGACGTGACGATCGGGCGCGACACCGTCATCCACCCCGGAACCCAGTTGCTGGGCCGCACCCAGATCGGCGGGCGCTGCTCCATCGGGCCCGACACCACGCTGAACGACGTCACCGTCGGCGACAGCGCCACGGTCTGCCGCACCCACGGCGCGTCGTCGTCCATCGGCGCCGGCGCCACAGTCGGCCCGTTCACCTACCTGCGACCCGGAACGGAGCTGGGCGTCGAGGGGAAGCTGGGCGCATTCGTCGAGACCAAGAACGCCGTCATCGGCACCGGCACCAAGGTCCCGCACCTGACCTACGTCGGGGACGCCGACATCGGCGAGCACAGCAATATCGGCGCATCCAGCGTGTTCGTCAACTACGACGGCACGACCAAAAGCCGCACCACCATCGGATCCCACGTGCGCACCGGCTCGGACACCATGTTCGTCGCCCCGGTCACCGTCGGCGACGGCGCCTACACCGGCGCCGGCACGGTGGTGCGTGAGGACGTCCCACCCGGAGCGCTGGCCGTATCGGCAGGCCCGCAACGCAACATCGAAGGATGGGTGCAGCGCAAACGGCCGGGCACCGCGGCCGCTCAAGCCGCTGAACAGGCTCGCACCCGCGAAACCGAACAGCAACCGTGA
- a CDS encoding TetR/AcrR family transcriptional regulator, producing the protein MTGSERRHQLIGIARTLFAERGYDGTSIEEIAQRANVSKPVVYEHFGGKEGLYAVVVDREMSALLDGITSSLTNNRSRVRVERVALALLTYVEERTDGFRIMIRDSPASISSGTYSSLLNDAVSQVSSILAGDFARRGLDPDLAPLYAQALVGSVSMTAQWWLNTREPKKEVVAAHLVNLMWNGLTHLEADPQLQDE; encoded by the coding sequence ATGACCGGCAGCGAGCGGCGCCACCAACTGATCGGCATCGCGCGCACCTTGTTCGCCGAACGTGGCTACGACGGAACCTCGATCGAAGAGATCGCCCAACGCGCCAACGTGTCCAAGCCGGTCGTCTACGAGCATTTCGGCGGCAAGGAAGGCCTGTACGCCGTTGTCGTCGACCGGGAAATGTCGGCGCTGCTGGACGGCATCACCTCGTCGCTGACGAACAACCGATCGCGGGTGCGCGTCGAGCGGGTCGCGTTGGCGCTGCTCACCTATGTCGAAGAGCGCACCGACGGCTTCCGCATCATGATCCGCGACTCGCCGGCCTCGATCAGTTCGGGCACCTACTCCAGCCTGCTCAACGACGCCGTCAGTCAGGTGAGCTCCATTCTCGCCGGCGACTTCGCCCGCCGCGGCCTGGACCCCGACCTGGCTCCGCTGTACGCCCAAGCGCTGGTCGGTTCGGTGTCCATGACCGCGCAGTGGTGGCTGAACACCCGCGAACCCAAGAAAGAAGTAGTCGCCGCGCACCTGGTCAACCTGATGTGGAACGGACTGACCCATCTGGAAGCCGATCCACAACTGCAAGACGAATAA
- a CDS encoding LpqN/LpqT family lipoprotein, whose product MRPLAFRICAAAVALAALTAACGPKTTDYSSVLAPTTTTTSAAATTTGKAVPLSQYLESVGVAGDPVPPTGLPDLTVSIPTPPGWAPHGDPKAHPNAVMLAKGDNLPAAMLVVFKLRGTFDPAEAIKHANADLPEGFHQLDASNADFNGFPSSMIQGSYDARTGRMHSWNRIVLATGSPPTSQRYMVQLTITSMANEAVKQSDDVEAIIRGFVVAKK is encoded by the coding sequence GTGAGGCCGCTGGCTTTCCGGATTTGTGCGGCCGCCGTTGCGCTGGCCGCCCTGACGGCGGCGTGCGGGCCCAAGACGACGGACTATTCGTCGGTGCTGGCGCCGACGACGACCACCACCAGCGCCGCGGCGACGACGACGGGCAAAGCCGTTCCGTTGTCGCAGTATCTGGAAAGCGTTGGCGTCGCCGGTGATCCGGTGCCACCGACCGGACTACCCGACCTCACGGTGTCCATCCCGACACCGCCGGGCTGGGCGCCGCATGGCGATCCGAAGGCCCATCCGAACGCGGTGATGCTGGCCAAGGGCGACAACCTTCCGGCGGCCATGCTGGTGGTGTTCAAATTGCGCGGGACCTTCGATCCGGCCGAAGCGATCAAGCACGCCAACGCCGACCTGCCCGAAGGCTTTCACCAACTCGACGCCTCGAACGCAGACTTCAACGGCTTTCCCTCGTCGATGATCCAGGGCAGCTACGACGCCCGCACCGGGCGTATGCACAGCTGGAATCGCATCGTGCTGGCGACCGGCTCACCGCCCACCAGCCAGCGCTACATGGTGCAGTTGACCATCACCAGCATGGCCAACGAAGCCGTCAAGCAGAGCGATGACGTGGAAGCGATCATCCGCGGATTCGTTGTCGCCAAGAAGTGA
- a CDS encoding cytochrome P450 — protein MTTLADLPCIDYDHLTDPAEAHRLIADARAQAPIAMGPYGPQVLTYDLARCVLRDPRFVTAPALGLAARGVTSGPLWDRGANNILGLDGATHHRLRRLVSKAFSPRAAERLRSLIVDVITDLVEPLTTAGRCDVVTDIARSYPTPIICALLGAPAQDWKLFSQWSDDIKKVFEPNAAEDAPLILAAWAELDAYLEELIARRRACLTDDLISDLIRAEDDGDRLTHDELLMLSATLLGAGTDTTRNQLAAAVQALAAHPCQWTALAQHPELAADAVHELMRYHPITFGVPRQAAEDVELAGVRIPAGTLVLANTAAANRDPEVYDEPDRLDIGRLGPPAILSFGGGVHYCLGAHLARVELIEALRVITARLPNARQVGPGPWPSMAGITGPLSVPLEFDIVN, from the coding sequence ATGACCACGCTCGCCGATTTGCCGTGTATCGACTACGACCACCTCACCGATCCCGCCGAAGCGCACCGGCTCATCGCCGATGCGCGCGCCCAGGCGCCCATCGCCATGGGGCCGTACGGGCCACAGGTGCTGACTTATGACCTGGCCCGCTGCGTCTTGCGGGACCCGCGGTTCGTCACCGCGCCGGCTCTGGGGCTCGCCGCCAGAGGCGTCACCTCGGGTCCGCTGTGGGACCGGGGCGCCAACAACATCCTGGGTCTGGACGGCGCCACCCACCATCGACTGCGCCGGCTGGTGTCGAAGGCCTTCTCGCCCCGCGCCGCCGAACGACTGCGCTCCCTGATCGTCGACGTCATCACCGATCTGGTCGAACCGCTCACCACCGCTGGGCGCTGCGACGTCGTCACCGATATCGCCCGCTCCTACCCCACCCCGATCATTTGCGCGCTCCTGGGCGCACCTGCGCAGGATTGGAAGTTGTTCTCCCAGTGGAGCGACGACATCAAGAAGGTCTTCGAGCCCAATGCCGCCGAGGATGCCCCGCTGATACTGGCGGCGTGGGCCGAACTCGACGCCTACCTCGAGGAGCTGATCGCCCGCCGGCGGGCCTGTCTCACCGACGATTTGATCTCCGACCTCATCCGCGCCGAAGATGACGGCGACCGTCTCACCCATGACGAACTGCTGATGCTGTCCGCAACCCTGCTCGGGGCCGGGACCGACACCACCCGAAACCAGCTCGCCGCGGCGGTGCAGGCGTTGGCCGCACACCCCTGCCAGTGGACGGCGCTGGCCCAGCATCCTGAGTTGGCGGCCGACGCGGTGCACGAGCTGATGCGTTATCACCCAATCACTTTCGGTGTCCCGCGCCAGGCCGCCGAAGATGTCGAACTAGCCGGTGTGCGCATCCCGGCCGGCACCCTGGTGTTGGCCAACACCGCCGCGGCCAACCGTGACCCCGAGGTCTACGACGAACCCGATCGGCTCGACATCGGCCGGCTCGGTCCGCCGGCCATCCTCAGCTTCGGCGGCGGCGTGCACTACTGCCTCGGTGCGCATCTGGCCCGGGTGGAACTGATCGAAGCCCTGCGGGTCATCACCGCGCGCCTGCCCAACGCCCGCCAGGTCGGGCCCGGTCCATGGCCGAGCATGGCGGGCATAACCGGACCCCTCAGCGTGCCCCTGGAGTTCGACATCGTTAACTAG